One genomic window of bacterium includes the following:
- a CDS encoding response regulator: MGNKVLLVEDEKGTRDVVFDFLDASGFEVFVAKNGEEGFEAFVEHVPDVVLTDVLLPRVTGFEMIDRIRNHPLGKKVPVVVMSALYKTPKIKHEAREKYGVSDYFIKPVSLQQAAARLAEIVGLTPEQLAIAKAAESDGAGGILDVFGDRRVDIIRTFDLPPPADGPSPEPPADPGDAGALKSAGDAVYALLGWYREGVTGIASFEHGNVSKKVYLLRGDAIYVTSTRVEETFGHMLVAEGLIAGDQLNAALLKSRQENRLLGRILVEEDLVDNTVLTRFLVREVDARLRDLFRWDGGRYELARTDAFVEKIKRPALHLPNYYYMAALGGAFDDRLIARYGTAAHAFVAKDPDRLFVMGHVEWEPDDLLITAHIDGERTVGRIVEETQRSPRRVYRVLGTLELAGAVRLAAPVR, from the coding sequence GTGGGGAATAAGGTTCTCCTGGTCGAGGACGAGAAGGGCACCCGCGACGTCGTTTTCGACTTCCTTGACGCGAGCGGTTTTGAGGTCTTCGTTGCGAAAAACGGCGAAGAGGGTTTCGAGGCCTTCGTCGAGCACGTGCCGGACGTCGTCCTGACGGACGTCCTCCTGCCCCGCGTGACCGGCTTTGAGATGATCGACCGCATCCGGAACCATCCGCTCGGCAAGAAGGTTCCGGTGGTCGTCATGAGCGCGCTCTACAAGACACCGAAGATCAAGCACGAGGCGCGCGAAAAATACGGCGTCTCCGATTATTTCATCAAGCCGGTTTCCCTCCAGCAGGCCGCCGCGCGCCTCGCCGAAATCGTCGGCCTGACGCCCGAACAACTCGCGATCGCCAAGGCCGCGGAATCCGACGGCGCGGGCGGCATCCTCGACGTTTTCGGTGACCGGCGCGTAGACATCATTCGAACCTTCGATCTGCCGCCCCCGGCTGACGGGCCGTCGCCCGAACCGCCGGCGGATCCCGGTGACGCCGGCGCGTTGAAATCCGCGGGCGACGCCGTGTACGCGCTGCTGGGCTGGTATCGCGAGGGCGTCACCGGCATCGCGTCGTTCGAGCACGGCAACGTCAGCAAGAAGGTGTATCTGCTCCGCGGCGACGCGATCTACGTCACGTCGACGCGCGTCGAGGAGACGTTCGGCCACATGCTCGTCGCGGAAGGGCTGATCGCCGGCGACCAGCTCAACGCCGCGCTGCTCAAAAGCCGGCAGGAGAATCGCCTGCTCGGGCGCATCCTGGTCGAGGAGGATCTTGTCGATAACACGGTGCTCACGCGGTTTCTCGTGCGCGAGGTCGACGCGCGGTTGCGCGATTTGTTCCGCTGGGACGGCGGTCGCTACGAGCTTGCGCGGACGGACGCCTTTGTCGAAAAGATCAAGCGGCCCGCGCTGCATCTGCCGAACTATTACTATATGGCCGCGCTCGGCGGCGCCTTCGACGATCGCCTGATCGCGCGCTACGGGACGGCGGCCCATGCCTTCGTGGCCAAGGATCCGGATCGCCTTTTCGTCATGGGGCACGTCGAATGGGAGCCGGACGATCTCTTGATCACGGCGCACATCGACGGCGAGCGCACGGTGGGGCGGATCGTCGAGGAAACGCAGCGATCGCCGCGGCGCGTCTATCGCGTGCTCGGCACGCTCGAACTCGCGGGCGCGGTGCGCCTCGCGGCGCCGGTGCGATGA
- a CDS encoding glucose-6-phosphate isomerase (catalyzes the formation of D-fructose 6-phosphate from D-glucose 6-phosphate), producing the protein MPSANKPIALDFSGLGAPFVTQKRLEKRRKDAGRAFALTLADRATGLMEFPRLPGDRGLMKASLDLAAGMRRGVEDMIVCGIGGSSLGFLALANALLHPFHNELPKSARKAPRYYLLDNADADTVGGVLDVVNIEKTLIVVISKSGGGGETIANFLVVFEELVRRRKGNLKKALAQVVAITDPKSGALRKFADEHDVASLPVPPNVGGRFSVLTPVGTFPAAMLGMDVPALMAGARLTNKRSMDADALANPPMVLALLLDEHYRQNRRITVFMPYANGLWRTADWFRQLWAESLGKARDRKGREVHVGFTPMAALGATDQHSQVQLYAEGPDDKTYLFLRTRAARHVPIPKPAFAKDAYGFLGGHTLDELLNLEGDATEAALAHFGRPTARISMDATNAHAIGQVLIFLELTTACVGALWNINAFDQPGVELGKILTMFGMGMEDAGDKVIDQKKGTKARELMERSATRDQALVFRK; encoded by the coding sequence ATGCCTTCCGCGAACAAACCCATCGCCCTTGATTTTTCCGGCCTTGGCGCGCCGTTCGTGACGCAAAAACGTCTGGAGAAGCGGCGCAAGGACGCCGGCCGGGCTTTTGCGCTGACGCTCGCCGATCGCGCAACCGGACTGATGGAATTCCCGAGGCTTCCCGGCGATCGCGGACTGATGAAAGCGTCGCTCGACCTGGCCGCCGGAATGCGGCGCGGCGTCGAGGACATGATCGTGTGCGGCATCGGCGGATCGTCGCTCGGATTCCTCGCGCTCGCGAACGCACTCTTGCATCCGTTCCATAACGAGCTACCGAAATCGGCGCGAAAAGCTCCGCGCTACTACCTTCTCGACAACGCCGATGCCGACACCGTGGGCGGCGTGCTCGACGTCGTGAATATCGAAAAGACGCTGATCGTCGTCATCAGCAAGTCCGGCGGCGGCGGCGAGACGATCGCGAATTTTCTGGTCGTGTTCGAGGAGCTGGTCAGGCGCCGCAAAGGCAACCTGAAAAAGGCGCTCGCGCAGGTCGTCGCGATCACCGATCCGAAGTCTGGCGCGCTGCGCAAGTTCGCGGACGAACACGACGTGGCGAGCCTGCCCGTGCCGCCGAATGTGGGCGGGCGATTTTCCGTGCTGACGCCGGTGGGCACGTTCCCCGCCGCGATGCTTGGCATGGACGTGCCGGCGCTCATGGCCGGCGCGCGGCTGACCAACAAACGCAGCATGGACGCCGACGCGCTCGCCAATCCGCCGATGGTGCTGGCGTTGTTGCTCGACGAGCATTACCGGCAAAACCGGCGCATCACCGTGTTCATGCCCTACGCCAACGGCCTGTGGCGCACGGCCGACTGGTTCCGCCAGCTCTGGGCCGAGAGCCTTGGCAAGGCACGCGATCGCAAGGGGCGCGAGGTGCACGTCGGATTCACGCCGATGGCGGCGCTCGGCGCGACGGATCAGCACAGTCAGGTGCAACTTTATGCCGAAGGGCCCGACGACAAGACCTACCTGTTTTTGCGCACGAGGGCGGCGCGCCACGTGCCGATCCCCAAACCCGCGTTCGCGAAGGATGCCTATGGATTTCTCGGCGGGCACACGCTCGACGAGCTCCTGAATCTGGAAGGCGACGCGACCGAGGCCGCGCTTGCGCACTTCGGCCGGCCGACCGCGCGCATCAGCATGGACGCGACGAACGCGCACGCGATCGGTCAGGTGCTGATTTTTCTCGAGCTGACGACAGCGTGCGTCGGCGCGCTGTGGAACATCAATGCATTCGATCAGCCAGGGGTGGAGCTCGGCAAGATCCTCACCATGTTCGGCATGGGTATGGAAGATGCCGGCGACAAGGTGATCGACCAGAAAAAGGGAACGAAGGCGCGCGAGTTGATGGAAAGGTCCGCGACGCGCGATCAGGCGTTGGTGTTCCGGAAATAG
- a CDS encoding NAD-dependent deacylase, with protein MTRAVGWLAGARKAVALTGAGISVDSGIPDFRSAGGLWEKFDPMEYATIHAFRRDPAKVWAMLFELGDVVRSARPNPAHEALAALEQAARLAGVITQNIDNLHQAAGSRVVIEYHGNGRRLVCLACLETFDAVEFDKDALAKRPPRCSHCEAILKPDVVLFGEEIPRHAATESMRLAQACDVMLVIGTSAEVFPAAELPAIAKMHGAKVVELNRETTKLSRLADATILGSASDTLPELARRAGVRHGNN; from the coding sequence ATGACGCGCGCGGTCGGATGGCTGGCCGGCGCGCGAAAGGCGGTCGCCCTGACCGGCGCGGGCATCTCCGTGGATTCGGGCATCCCCGACTTTCGCAGCGCCGGCGGGCTTTGGGAAAAATTCGACCCGATGGAATACGCGACGATCCACGCGTTCCGCCGCGATCCCGCCAAGGTGTGGGCGATGCTTTTCGAGCTGGGCGATGTCGTTCGTTCGGCGCGCCCGAACCCCGCGCACGAGGCGCTTGCCGCGTTGGAGCAGGCCGCGCGCCTGGCCGGCGTCATCACGCAAAACATCGACAACCTGCACCAGGCCGCGGGCAGCCGCGTGGTGATCGAATATCACGGCAACGGGCGAAGGCTCGTGTGCCTGGCGTGCCTTGAAACGTTCGACGCGGTGGAATTCGACAAGGACGCGCTTGCGAAACGGCCGCCGCGCTGTTCGCATTGCGAGGCGATCCTCAAGCCGGATGTCGTGTTGTTCGGCGAGGAGATTCCGCGCCACGCGGCGACCGAATCGATGCGCCTCGCGCAGGCGTGCGACGTGATGCTCGTTATTGGCACGAGCGCGGAGGTCTTTCCCGCCGCGGAGCTGCCCGCGATCGCCAAAATGCACGGCGCGAAGGTGGTGGAACTCAACCGCGAGACGACGAAACTTTCGCGCCTTGCCGACGCGACGATCCTCGGCTCCGCGTCCGACACGCTGCCGGAACTTGCACGCCGGGCCGGTGTGCGTCACGGTAACAATTAG
- a CDS encoding tetratricopeptide repeat protein, with protein sequence MSEQTRRLLVTALAPQIALAVTLAVTLVAFSPPVAPTLATWAAAALVAGAIFAAWHHLARRGLIPRGRPIRPFRPAVLDDDDPGADNAFVFGPTLGGVAPPSQERIIEDYIETARTLLSNERFGEAEEILKKALELEPGHSRLLNFLGLCLSRMARYDEAVRAYELSIEQDYDNASAHFNLAVAMENAERISDAAAQYQRYLRVGRILGEPEDMLERAEDRLRFLRAGN encoded by the coding sequence ATGTCGGAGCAGACGCGACGCCTGTTGGTTACGGCGCTTGCGCCGCAAATCGCGCTGGCGGTGACGCTCGCCGTCACGCTGGTGGCGTTTTCGCCGCCGGTCGCGCCGACGCTCGCCACGTGGGCGGCCGCCGCGTTGGTGGCCGGGGCGATCTTCGCCGCGTGGCACCATTTGGCGCGCCGCGGGCTCATTCCGCGCGGGCGTCCGATCCGTCCCTTCCGCCCGGCCGTCCTCGATGACGACGATCCCGGCGCCGACAACGCGTTCGTCTTCGGCCCCACGTTGGGCGGCGTCGCGCCGCCAAGTCAAGAACGCATCATCGAGGACTACATCGAAACCGCGCGCACGCTGCTTTCCAACGAGCGCTTCGGCGAGGCCGAAGAGATTTTGAAAAAAGCTCTCGAACTCGAACCGGGGCACAGCCGCCTGTTGAACTTCCTGGGACTCTGCCTTTCGCGCATGGCGCGCTACGACGAGGCTGTCCGCGCGTACGAGTTGTCGATCGAGCAGGATTACGACAACGCGAGCGCGCACTTCAACCTCGCGGTCGCGATGGAAAACGCCGAGCGCATCTCCGACGCGGCGGCGCAGTATCAGCGATATCTTCGCGTCGGCCGCATCCTCGGCGAACCGGAAGACATGCTCGAACGCGCCGAGGACCGCCTGCGTTTCCTTCGCGCGGGCAACTGA
- the lepA gene encoding translation elongation factor 4: MKLDKIRNFSIIAHIDHGKSTLADRLLERTGVLDARSSTAQYLDRMDLEQERGITIKAQTVRLPYKARDGRDYILNLIDTPGHVDFGYEVSRSLSACEGTLLVVDATKGVEAQTLANAYLAADLNLEIIPVINKVDLATAQTEVARTEIEEMIGIDAQAAIGISAKTGENVDALLESVVRDLPPPEGDPDAPFKAIIFDSWYDPYQGTVTLIRVFDGRVKTGDRVTLMAAKKTYEVMKLGWFSPIAVTVDALSAGEVGFLTAGIKDIADAKVGDTIVHEGEKNVAPFPGFRELKPMVFAGLYPAEASDYEDLKAAIEKLNLNDSGFRFEPETSVALGFGFRCGFLGMLHMEIVQERLEREFAQNLVVTAPTVVYRVVKADGAELMLHNPSQLPSPMEIEGIEEPIVRANIHVPAEFLGNVMTLCQARRGAQVKLDYYSTTRVVLTYDLPMAEIVFDFFDKLKTATKGYASLDYEFLEYRRDKLVKLDVLVNGEMLDALSLICHEEKAYTIGRTLTERLRKTIPRQLYEVIIQAAVGSRVIARERVAPLRKNVTAKCYGGDITRKRKLLEKQKEGKRRMKRMGNIEIPQEAFLAVLSIRD, from the coding sequence ATGAAGCTCGATAAAATCCGCAACTTTTCCATTATCGCCCATATCGACCACGGCAAAAGCACGCTGGCCGATCGATTGCTCGAACGCACGGGCGTTCTGGACGCGCGCAGTTCCACCGCGCAGTACCTGGACCGCATGGACCTGGAGCAGGAGCGCGGCATCACGATCAAGGCGCAGACGGTGCGCCTACCGTACAAGGCGCGCGACGGGCGGGACTACATCCTGAACCTGATCGACACACCGGGGCACGTGGACTTCGGCTACGAGGTTTCGCGGTCGTTGTCGGCGTGCGAGGGGACGCTGCTGGTTGTCGACGCGACCAAGGGCGTGGAGGCGCAGACGCTCGCCAACGCCTATCTCGCCGCGGATTTGAACCTCGAGATCATCCCGGTCATCAACAAGGTCGATCTCGCGACGGCGCAGACCGAAGTGGCGCGCACGGAAATCGAGGAGATGATCGGCATCGACGCGCAAGCGGCCATCGGCATCAGCGCGAAGACAGGCGAAAACGTCGACGCGTTGCTGGAGTCGGTGGTGCGCGATCTTCCGCCGCCCGAAGGCGACCCGGACGCGCCGTTCAAGGCGATCATCTTCGACTCCTGGTATGACCCCTATCAGGGCACCGTCACGCTGATCCGCGTGTTCGACGGCCGCGTGAAGACGGGCGACCGCGTGACGCTGATGGCCGCGAAAAAGACTTACGAGGTGATGAAACTGGGGTGGTTTTCGCCGATCGCCGTCACCGTGGATGCGCTTTCGGCCGGCGAGGTCGGGTTCCTGACCGCGGGCATCAAGGACATCGCGGACGCGAAGGTGGGCGACACGATCGTCCACGAGGGCGAAAAAAACGTGGCGCCCTTCCCCGGGTTCCGCGAGCTGAAACCGATGGTGTTCGCGGGCCTTTATCCCGCGGAGGCCTCGGACTACGAAGATCTGAAGGCGGCGATCGAAAAGCTGAACCTGAACGACAGCGGGTTTCGCTTTGAGCCGGAGACGTCCGTCGCGCTCGGTTTCGGGTTTCGTTGCGGCTTTCTGGGGATGCTGCACATGGAGATCGTGCAGGAGCGCCTGGAGCGTGAGTTCGCGCAGAACCTCGTCGTCACCGCGCCGACGGTCGTGTATCGCGTCGTGAAGGCGGACGGCGCCGAGCTGATGCTGCACAATCCGTCGCAACTTCCGTCGCCAATGGAGATCGAAGGCATCGAGGAGCCGATCGTCCGCGCGAACATCCACGTGCCGGCGGAGTTTCTCGGCAACGTGATGACGCTGTGCCAGGCGCGCCGCGGCGCCCAGGTGAAGCTGGACTACTACAGCACGACGCGCGTCGTGCTGACCTACGACCTGCCGATGGCCGAGATCGTCTTTGACTTTTTCGACAAGCTGAAAACGGCCACCAAGGGCTATGCGTCGCTCGACTACGAGTTCCTCGAATACCGGCGCGACAAGCTCGTAAAACTCGACGTGCTCGTGAACGGCGAGATGCTCGACGCGCTCTCCCTCATCTGCCACGAGGAGAAGGCCTACACCATCGGGCGCACGCTGACCGAGCGCCTGCGAAAAACGATCCCGAGGCAGCTCTACGAGGTCATCATCCAGGCGGCCGTCGGGTCGCGCGTCATCGCGCGCGAGCGCGTGGCGCCGCTGCGCAAGAACGTCACGGCCAAGTGCTACGGCGGCGACATCACCAGAAAGCGCAAGCTCCTCGAGAAGCAGAAGGAGGGAAAGCGGCGCATGAAACGCATGGGCAACATCGAGATCCCGCAGGAGGCCTTCCTCGCGGTGCTCTCGATCCGGGACTGA